The following are encoded together in the Serratia odorifera genome:
- the cybC gene encoding cytochrome b562: MKTTLKTLAALTLLGASSLAMAADLDEDMDIIAGNYKTALKTDSIATFKQSLQNMRAAAQDAQKATPPKLENKAPDSAEMKDFRHGLDTLIVQIDGALTAANQGKLAQAQTLAQDFKTTRDSYHQKYR, from the coding sequence ATGAAGACAACACTGAAGACGCTGGCGGCGTTGACGCTGCTGGGTGCCAGTTCGCTGGCAATGGCTGCCGATCTCGACGAAGATATGGATATCATCGCCGGGAACTACAAAACCGCGCTAAAAACCGATTCCATCGCCACATTTAAACAAAGCCTGCAAAATATGCGCGCTGCCGCACAGGATGCGCAAAAGGCCACGCCGCCAAAACTGGAAAATAAAGCGCCGGACAGTGCGGAAATGAAAGACTTCCGTCACGGTCTGGATACGCTGATCGTTCAGATCGACGGCGCGCTGACGGCGGCGAACCAGGGCAAACTGGCACAGGCGCAGACGTTGGCGCAGGATTTCAAAACCACCCGCGATAGTTACCACCAAAAATACCGTTGA
- the dagF gene encoding 2-dehydro-3-deoxy-phosphogluconate aldolase translates to MKLKPNYYRDRVCLNVLAGSKDNAEEIYAAAEGHVLVGVLSKNYPDVDSAVADMQRYARLINNALSVGLGAGDPKQSAMVSLISQRVQPQHVNQVFTGVGASRALLGQTDTVVNGLVSPTGRVGWVKVSTGPLSAGAPDGIVPVETAIALLKDMGGSSIKYFPMGGLKCKDEYQYVAKACAEHDFLLEPTGGIDLDNFEQILEIALAAGVKQVIPHIYSSIIDANSGNTRPQDVKTLLAMTKKLVG, encoded by the coding sequence ATGAAGCTGAAGCCGAACTATTACCGTGACCGCGTATGCCTTAACGTGCTGGCGGGTTCAAAGGACAACGCTGAGGAGATTTATGCGGCGGCGGAAGGCCACGTGCTGGTTGGCGTGCTGTCCAAGAATTATCCTGACGTCGACAGTGCGGTGGCCGATATGCAGCGCTACGCGCGCCTGATTAACAACGCGCTGTCGGTGGGGCTGGGCGCCGGCGATCCGAAGCAGTCGGCGATGGTCAGCCTGATCTCGCAGCGAGTACAGCCACAGCACGTCAATCAGGTGTTTACCGGCGTCGGCGCCAGCCGTGCGCTATTAGGGCAAACGGATACGGTGGTCAATGGTCTGGTATCGCCGACCGGGCGAGTCGGTTGGGTGAAGGTATCTACCGGGCCGCTGAGCGCTGGTGCGCCGGACGGTATTGTGCCGGTTGAGACGGCGATTGCGCTGTTGAAAGACATGGGGGGGAGCTCGATCAAGTATTTCCCAATGGGGGGCCTGAAGTGCAAGGACGAGTATCAGTACGTGGCCAAAGCGTGCGCCGAACATGATTTCCTGTTGGAGCCGACCGGTGGCATCGATCTTGACAATTTTGAGCAGATCCTGGAAATCGCGCTGGCGGCGGGAGTCAAGCAGGTGATCCCGCACATTTACAGTTCGATCATCGATGCCAACAGTGGCAATACGCGCCCGCAGGATGTGAAAACGCTGTTGGCGATGACCAAAAAACTGGTGGGTTAA
- a CDS encoding lactonase family protein: protein MRNWQGMTTRFAVSLALLAMFSPALHAEDAMKSTPSHFAYIGSYQPNGEGVYRLRVDAASGALSDKTLVSTLPNPAQLVVDASGRTLYVASEVADFNGGKHGSITALRISERDGSLTPLNQVDSQGAGPVFLSLTPNGRHLLVANYISGSVAAFPLDSEGRLAQASSVRQQQGPAGASRPAAAVEGSFAISDHNGPHAHMIASDPSGKFVFSTDLGLDRIYQWRFDDSRGELTPNDPPWIAASSPGAGPRHFVFHPDGKTLLLVNEEASTLTSYRFDSDQGTLTPLQTASTLPADYKGTNFAAGLTLSQDGKNLYVANRLHNSIAQFSIGSGGSMTRVGETWTRGDYPRTVTLSPDGGYLYALNQRSDNITRFRVDQQNGTLSFVDGYTPVGSPSQMVFAPAAQ, encoded by the coding sequence ATGCGAAACTGGCAGGGTATGACCACGCGATTTGCGGTATCTCTGGCGCTGCTGGCGATGTTCAGCCCGGCGCTGCATGCTGAGGATGCAATGAAGTCCACACCGTCTCATTTTGCCTATATCGGTTCTTATCAGCCCAATGGTGAAGGGGTCTACCGGCTACGGGTCGATGCCGCCAGCGGTGCGCTGAGCGACAAGACCCTGGTCAGCACGTTGCCCAATCCAGCCCAGTTGGTGGTGGATGCCAGCGGCCGTACCTTGTACGTTGCCAGCGAAGTGGCAGATTTTAACGGCGGTAAACACGGTTCGATCACCGCACTGCGCATCAGCGAGCGAGACGGTAGCCTGACGCCACTGAATCAGGTGGATTCGCAGGGCGCCGGGCCGGTATTTCTTTCGCTGACACCGAACGGGCGCCATCTGCTGGTGGCGAATTATATCAGCGGCAGCGTGGCGGCGTTTCCGCTGGATAGCGAAGGCCGGCTGGCGCAAGCCAGCTCGGTGCGCCAGCAGCAAGGCCCGGCGGGGGCGAGCAGGCCTGCCGCAGCGGTGGAGGGCAGCTTTGCCATCAGCGATCACAATGGCCCGCATGCGCATATGATCGCCAGCGATCCGAGTGGTAAATTTGTTTTCTCAACCGATCTGGGGCTGGATCGGATCTACCAGTGGCGTTTTGACGATAGCCGTGGCGAACTGACGCCAAACGATCCGCCGTGGATCGCGGCGTCGTCGCCTGGTGCAGGCCCGCGCCACTTCGTGTTCCACCCGGACGGTAAAACGCTGTTGCTGGTGAACGAAGAGGCGTCCACGCTGACCAGCTACCGTTTCGACAGCGACCAGGGCACGCTGACGCCGCTACAGACGGCATCCACTCTGCCGGCGGATTATAAGGGCACCAATTTTGCCGCCGGATTGACGCTAAGCCAGGACGGCAAAAATCTGTACGTCGCCAACCGGCTGCATAACAGCATTGCGCAGTTCAGTATCGGCAGCGGTGGCAGCATGACGCGGGTGGGCGAAACCTGGACGCGCGGTGATTATCCACGCACCGTCACGCTCAGTCCGGACGGGGGGTATCTGTACGCGCTCAACCAGCGCAGCGATAACATTACGCGTTTTCGCGTCGATCAACAGAACGGTACGCTCAGTTTCGTGGATGGCTATACCCCGGTAGGCAGCCCTTCACAGATGGTATTCGCGCCCGCAGCGCAGTAA
- a CDS encoding glycine dehydrogenase, whose amino-acid sequence MNEGAASLKTTQADITQAETITERVLSDITIMLNSESIYTNAVQQQMLESHIRAMVLRSITGEPLPEVDKSLFDEISHHSMQLAQRVVSQFNNLPIEESYLLSVHFEVAKDNNQ is encoded by the coding sequence GTGAATGAAGGAGCGGCATCGCTAAAAACGACACAGGCTGATATTACCCAGGCAGAAACCATTACCGAGCGGGTATTGTCAGATATTACCATCATGTTAAATTCAGAGAGTATTTATACCAACGCGGTGCAACAACAAATGCTGGAGTCGCATATTCGTGCAATGGTGTTGCGTTCCATTACTGGCGAGCCTTTGCCTGAAGTGGATAAATCACTGTTCGATGAGATCTCGCATCATTCAATGCAGTTGGCGCAGCGAGTGGTGAGCCAATTTAACAACTTGCCGATCGAAGAGTCCTATTTACTGTCGGTACACTTTGAAGTGGCAAAAGATAATAACCAATAA
- a CDS encoding DgaE family pyridoxal phosphate-dependent ammonia lyase, producing MSSIYEKYQLKQVINTSGRMTALGVSTPRQEVIDAVGYGLDHYFDIKDLVNKTGAYIANLLNVEAAVVVSCASAGIAQSVAATIVKDNANLLVNLHSAAVNEPREIVLPRGHNVNFGAPVDTMVALGGGKVIEAGYANECSAEQLEACITRQTAAILYIKSHHCVQKSILSVEQAAAVARKHQLPLIVDAAAEEDLLCYYQMGADLVIYSGAKAIEGPTSGLVIGKKQLVEWVKLQSGGIGRAMKVGKEGILGLTQAIESYLTQEKTSGAQMVERMTPFINSLNTLNGVSAKTVWDSAGRDIARTEIAFDEAAIGMSTLDIVQALKTGDIAIYFRGYKANEGKIEVDVRSVDQQQLTTVFNCIKKLLEQQA from the coding sequence ATGTCTTCGATCTATGAAAAATACCAGTTAAAACAGGTGATCAATACGTCCGGCCGTATGACGGCGCTTGGCGTTTCTACCCCTCGTCAGGAGGTCATCGACGCGGTGGGTTATGGTCTTGACCACTATTTCGACATCAAGGATCTGGTGAATAAAACCGGTGCCTATATCGCCAATCTGCTGAACGTCGAGGCGGCGGTAGTGGTTTCCTGCGCCTCCGCCGGCATTGCACAGTCGGTGGCGGCCACCATTGTCAAAGATAACGCCAACCTGCTGGTCAACCTGCACTCCGCTGCGGTCAACGAACCACGCGAGATCGTGCTGCCACGTGGGCACAACGTCAACTTTGGCGCGCCGGTCGACACCATGGTGGCGCTCGGCGGCGGTAAGGTGATAGAAGCCGGCTACGCCAATGAATGCTCCGCCGAACAGCTCGAGGCCTGCATTACCCGGCAAACGGCGGCCATCCTCTATATCAAGTCACACCACTGCGTACAGAAGAGCATTCTGTCGGTCGAACAGGCGGCGGCGGTGGCGCGCAAGCATCAGCTGCCGCTGATCGTGGATGCGGCGGCCGAGGAAGACCTGCTGTGTTATTACCAGATGGGAGCCGATCTGGTGATTTACAGCGGCGCGAAGGCGATCGAAGGGCCGACCAGTGGTCTGGTGATCGGCAAGAAACAGCTGGTCGAGTGGGTAAAATTGCAGTCGGGCGGCATCGGTCGTGCGATGAAGGTCGGCAAAGAGGGCATTCTGGGTCTGACGCAGGCAATTGAAAGCTACCTGACGCAGGAAAAGACCAGCGGCGCGCAAATGGTCGAGCGCATGACGCCCTTTATCAATAGCCTGAATACCTTGAATGGCGTAAGCGCCAAAACCGTCTGGGACAGCGCCGGTCGCGACATTGCGCGTACGGAAATCGCTTTTGACGAAGCGGCGATCGGCATGTCGACCCTCGACATCGTTCAGGCGCTGAAAACCGGTGACATCGCCATTTACTTCCGTGGCTACAAGGCCAACGAAGGCAAGATCGAAGTGGATGTGCGCAGTGTGGATCAACAGCAACTGACTACAGTTTTTAACTGCATCAAAAAATTACTGGAGCAACAAGCATGA
- the rnk gene encoding nucleoside diphosphate kinase regulator encodes MTKPIITINELDAERLDALLEKPAYANTDVAAALNAELDRAEILPPAQIPAHVVTMNSRVRFRDLHTNEEHVRTLVYPAELQNSSEQLSVMAPLGAALLGMHVGKQIDWALPNGEQAQIEVLELLYQPEAAGVYHR; translated from the coding sequence ATGACCAAACCAATCATTACTATTAATGAGCTGGATGCGGAACGACTGGATGCGTTGCTGGAAAAGCCGGCCTATGCCAATACCGATGTCGCTGCGGCGTTGAACGCTGAACTGGATCGGGCCGAGATCCTGCCGCCAGCCCAGATCCCGGCTCATGTTGTTACCATGAACAGCCGAGTGCGCTTCCGCGATCTGCATACCAACGAAGAGCACGTGCGTACGCTGGTGTACCCGGCCGAACTGCAAAACAGCAGTGAGCAGCTGTCGGTGATGGCGCCACTGGGCGCCGCCTTGCTCGGCATGCACGTCGGCAAGCAGATTGACTGGGCGCTGCCAAACGGCGAGCAGGCGCAAATAGAAGTGCTGGAACTGCTGTATCAGCCAGAAGCGGCGGGCGTATATCACCGCTGA
- the lptB gene encoding LPS export ABC transporter ATP-binding protein, producing the protein MATLIAENLAKAYKGRKVVEDVSLKVNSGEIVGLLGPNGAGKTTTFYMVVGIVQRDAGRIVIDDEDISILPLHARARRGIGYLPQEASIFRRLSVYDNLMAVLEIREDLTSEQRADRANELMEEFHISHLRDNLGQALSGGERRRVEIARALAANPKFILLDEPFAGVDPISVIDIKKIIEHLRDSGLGVLITDHNVRETLDVCERAYIVSQGKLIAHGTPDAILADEQVKRVYLGEEFRL; encoded by the coding sequence ATGGCAACACTCATCGCAGAAAATCTGGCGAAAGCCTACAAGGGCCGCAAAGTCGTTGAAGACGTCAGCCTGAAAGTGAATTCCGGCGAAATCGTCGGCCTGTTGGGGCCAAACGGCGCTGGCAAAACCACCACGTTCTACATGGTGGTCGGCATTGTACAGCGTGACGCTGGCCGCATCGTGATTGACGACGAAGACATCAGCATCCTGCCGCTGCACGCCCGTGCGCGCCGCGGTATCGGCTATCTGCCGCAGGAGGCGTCGATTTTCCGCCGTCTGAGCGTGTATGACAACCTGATGGCGGTGCTGGAAATTCGCGAGGACCTGACCAGCGAACAGCGCGCCGACCGCGCCAACGAACTGATGGAAGAGTTCCATATTTCCCATCTGCGCGACAACCTTGGCCAGGCACTGTCCGGTGGTGAACGCCGCCGCGTCGAAATTGCCCGCGCGCTGGCCGCCAACCCGAAATTCATCCTGCTGGATGAGCCGTTTGCCGGGGTTGACCCGATTTCCGTTATCGACATCAAGAAAATCATCGAGCACCTGCGTGACAGCGGCCTGGGCGTGCTGATCACCGACCATAACGTGCGCGAAACGCTGGACGTGTGTGAACGCGCCTATATCGTCAGCCAGGGTAAACTGATCGCCCATGGCACGCCGGACGCCATTTTGGCCGACGAACAGGTGAAACGCGTTTATCTGGGCGAAGAATTCCGCCTGTGA
- a CDS encoding AraC family transcriptional regulator: protein MRNIAIDEVDHFPRLVIAIGRDYPPGYLLPMHSHRRAQLLYGATGIMHVHTRSGNWIVPPQRAVWLPPHMPHQVKMQGVTTRSLYIEPEALPLAARSADCQVVSISPLLRQLLIEAVEMPLEYAQQGRDACLVSLLLHEIARLSALPLHIPLPNDVRLNALCQSFLQQPNIHLSPQLWARQLYMSIRTFSRFFQAQTGLSFSQWRQRACVVLALSRLAAGDGVTQIAWELGYENSAAFSAMFRRVLGQTPSSFLSGGSPL, encoded by the coding sequence ATGCGCAATATCGCTATCGATGAGGTGGATCATTTCCCACGGCTGGTGATTGCCATCGGCAGAGACTATCCACCGGGTTATCTCCTCCCCATGCACAGCCATCGTCGCGCCCAATTGCTGTATGGTGCAACCGGCATCATGCACGTCCATACCCGCAGTGGGAACTGGATCGTGCCGCCACAACGCGCGGTCTGGCTGCCGCCGCACATGCCTCATCAGGTCAAAATGCAGGGCGTGACTACCCGCAGCCTGTACATCGAGCCCGAGGCCTTGCCGCTGGCAGCGCGTAGCGCAGATTGCCAGGTGGTCAGCATTTCTCCGCTGCTGCGTCAGTTGCTGATCGAGGCTGTGGAAATGCCGCTCGAATACGCGCAACAAGGACGCGACGCCTGCCTGGTGTCGCTGTTACTGCACGAAATAGCCCGCCTGTCTGCGTTGCCGCTGCATATACCGTTGCCCAACGACGTTCGGCTGAACGCACTGTGTCAATCGTTCCTGCAGCAGCCGAATATTCATCTATCGCCGCAGCTCTGGGCACGGCAGCTGTATATGAGCATCCGCACGTTCAGCCGTTTCTTTCAGGCGCAAACCGGCCTGTCTTTTTCACAATGGCGTCAACGTGCCTGCGTGGTGCTGGCGTTGTCCCGCCTGGCGGCTGGCGATGGCGTCACGCAGATTGCGTGGGAGTTGGGGTATGAGAACAGCGCAGCGTTTTCCGCCATGTTTCGACGGGTGCTGGGGCAGACACCGTCCAGTTTTCTCAGCGGCGGCAGCCCGCTTTGA
- a CDS encoding amidohydrolase/deacetylase family metallohydrolase — protein MYDLIIRHARLADDRLVDVAVQDGKIAVVGQLAAQTQGTRQLDLGGRYRLSAGWIDAHVHCYPSSPIYHDEPDSVGTCCGVTTVVDAGSTGTDDVDSFYALTRSAKTNVFAFLNISRIGLLRQNELAEMADIDKQGVQRAIEQHRGFIIGIKARMSSSVVGQNGIKPLVRAKEIQQENNQLPLMVHIGNNPPDLDEIADLLTRGDIITHCYNGKPNRILTPAGTLRESIQRALKRGVLLDVGHGTASFSFEVARQAIALGILPHTISSDIYCRNRLSGPVHSLATVMSKFFTVGLTLPQVIDCVTVNAASALQLTGKGQLQPGFDADLTIFDLRQAPQVFADAEGQSAKGEQLLVPLAAVVAGEVLLTDEGKAAHVFDL, from the coding sequence ATGTATGACTTAATCATTCGCCACGCGCGGCTGGCCGACGATCGGTTGGTCGACGTGGCGGTGCAGGACGGCAAGATTGCGGTGGTTGGGCAACTGGCGGCGCAGACGCAGGGGACGCGCCAACTTGATCTGGGCGGCAGGTATCGCCTCAGCGCCGGTTGGATCGACGCCCACGTGCACTGTTATCCCTCTTCGCCGATTTATCACGATGAACCAGACAGCGTCGGCACCTGCTGCGGCGTTACCACGGTAGTGGACGCCGGCAGTACCGGCACTGACGACGTCGACAGTTTCTATGCCCTGACGCGCAGCGCCAAAACCAACGTGTTTGCCTTCCTGAATATTTCGCGCATCGGCCTGTTGCGTCAGAACGAGCTGGCCGAAATGGCGGATATCGACAAGCAGGGCGTGCAGCGAGCCATTGAGCAGCATCGCGGCTTTATTATCGGCATCAAGGCGCGCATGAGCAGCAGCGTCGTTGGCCAGAATGGCATCAAACCGCTGGTGCGCGCCAAGGAGATCCAGCAGGAAAACAATCAGCTGCCGCTGATGGTACATATCGGCAACAACCCGCCGGATCTGGATGAAATCGCCGATTTGCTGACGCGTGGCGATATCATCACCCACTGTTACAACGGCAAGCCCAACCGTATTCTGACCCCGGCCGGTACGTTGCGCGAGTCTATTCAACGGGCGTTGAAGCGTGGCGTATTGCTTGACGTTGGCCACGGCACTGCCAGCTTCAGCTTTGAAGTCGCACGGCAGGCGATCGCTCTCGGCATTCTGCCGCACACCATCAGTTCCGATATTTATTGTCGCAATCGCCTGTCCGGGCCGGTACACAGCCTGGCGACGGTGATGTCCAAATTTTTCACCGTCGGCCTGACGTTACCGCAGGTGATCGACTGTGTGACGGTCAATGCCGCGTCGGCATTGCAATTGACCGGCAAAGGACAGCTGCAGCCGGGCTTTGACGCCGATTTGACCATTTTCGATCTTCGCCAGGCGCCGCAAGTATTTGCCGATGCCGAAGGGCAATCCGCCAAGGGTGAACAATTGCTGGTGCCGCTGGCTGCGGTGGTGGCCGGGGAAGTCCTATTAACCGATGAAGGGAAAGCCGCTCATGTCTTCGATCTATGA
- a CDS encoding SFCGS family glycine-rich protein — protein sequence MGQITVVIGDRLGKGKKVGQGIESAGGKAIVIPGVAADMKLGDVMKAENAQLGISFCGSGGAGAITAQTKYGYKAKYGMRSIEEGVTAINEGCNVLGFGFMDKEELGQKLVEAYIKKHGAA from the coding sequence ATGGGACAAATTACCGTTGTGATCGGCGATCGTCTGGGCAAAGGGAAAAAAGTTGGCCAGGGCATTGAAAGCGCAGGTGGAAAAGCCATTGTCATTCCCGGCGTGGCGGCCGACATGAAGCTGGGCGACGTAATGAAAGCGGAAAATGCACAGCTGGGTATTTCGTTCTGCGGCAGCGGCGGCGCCGGCGCCATTACCGCGCAAACCAAATATGGCTACAAGGCCAAATATGGCATGCGTTCGATTGAGGAAGGTGTGACGGCAATTAATGAAGGCTGTAACGTGCTGGGATTCGGTTTTATGGATAAAGAAGAACTGGGGCAAAAACTGGTTGAAGCCTATATCAAGAAACACGGCGCAGCATAA
- a CDS encoding sulfite exporter TauE/SafE family protein, with the protein MTELIIILSAGFLTGITTILFGFGGGFVVVPFVYHLISASGEHPGQAMHIAVATSTTVMILNAGYATYGHWRSGSILRETVVPLILFIALGALAGALAATLLTDGVIRLLFIAYMVITIADCLFHKGFLQRPARRALSSRTLWLGGSLIGSVAAMLGVGGSVMTVPLLRRHGYEMKYCVSAANPLSIAVAVMGAAIYGWLGQGKIAGAAYLGYVNMVILALLALAGTAGIAFAKRALPRIDDTLHARIYVLLLMLVLVAIVW; encoded by the coding sequence ATGACGGAACTGATTATTATCCTTTCGGCCGGTTTTCTGACCGGTATTACCACCATCCTGTTTGGGTTCGGCGGCGGCTTTGTGGTGGTGCCGTTTGTCTACCATCTGATTTCCGCCTCCGGTGAGCACCCTGGACAGGCAATGCATATCGCGGTGGCTACCTCGACGACGGTGATGATCCTTAACGCCGGTTACGCCACTTACGGGCATTGGCGCAGCGGCAGCATACTGCGGGAAACGGTGGTTCCGCTGATCTTGTTCATCGCGCTCGGCGCGCTGGCAGGGGCCTTGGCGGCCACCTTGCTGACCGACGGTGTTATTCGCCTGCTGTTTATCGCCTATATGGTAATCACCATCGCTGACTGCTTGTTCCACAAGGGTTTTTTACAGCGTCCGGCGCGGCGTGCGCTGTCGTCTCGCACGCTTTGGCTCGGTGGGTCGCTGATTGGCAGCGTAGCGGCGATGCTCGGCGTGGGGGGCAGCGTGATGACGGTACCGTTGTTGCGACGTCATGGCTATGAGATGAAATATTGTGTCAGCGCCGCCAATCCGCTGTCGATCGCCGTGGCGGTGATGGGCGCGGCCATATACGGCTGGCTGGGGCAGGGAAAAATCGCCGGTGCGGCCTATCTGGGCTATGTAAATATGGTGATTCTGGCGTTATTGGCTCTGGCTGGTACGGCGGGGATCGCCTTTGCCAAACGTGCGTTGCCGCGGATTGACGATACGCTGCACGCGCGGATCTACGTACTGTTGCTGATGCTGGTGCTGGTGGCTATCGTCTGGTGA
- the hpf gene encoding ribosome hibernation promoting factor: MQLNITGHHIVITDPLREFVNAKFAKLEQYFDRINQVYVVLSVEKVQQIAEATLHVNGGELHATSEKEDMYAAIDCLIDKLARQLNKHKDKLKQH; this comes from the coding sequence ATGCAGCTCAACATTACCGGACACCACATCGTCATCACCGATCCATTGCGTGAGTTTGTGAACGCCAAATTTGCCAAACTCGAACAGTATTTCGATCGGATCAATCAGGTGTATGTCGTTCTAAGTGTGGAAAAAGTGCAGCAGATCGCAGAAGCGACGCTGCACGTGAATGGAGGCGAGTTGCACGCCACCTCGGAAAAAGAAGATATGTATGCTGCAATTGACTGCCTGATTGATAAACTGGCGCGTCAATTGAACAAACATAAAGACAAACTGAAGCAACACTGA
- a CDS encoding DUF4312 family protein, with protein sequence MKEQYTTSVIVTGKGDSKAKAFASALANVQGAVLKSTNNILLRIEPQDVSVLSAEEKTTREKFLFFFLPRERKSYAVSLEVTINVTIINTEKVVFTSK encoded by the coding sequence ATGAAGGAACAGTATACCACCTCGGTAATTGTTACGGGCAAGGGCGACAGCAAAGCGAAAGCCTTTGCTTCTGCTCTGGCGAATGTACAGGGCGCGGTATTAAAATCCACCAATAATATTCTGCTGCGCATCGAACCGCAGGACGTCAGCGTATTAAGCGCGGAGGAAAAAACAACCCGAGAGAAATTCCTGTTCTTCTTTCTGCCGCGTGAAAGAAAAAGTTATGCCGTTTCTCTGGAAGTAACCATAAATGTGACCATTATCAACACAGAAAAGGTTGTTTTCACCTCGAAATAA
- the ptsN gene encoding PTS IIA-like nitrogen regulatory protein PtsN, whose amino-acid sequence MNNETMQLSSVLSIECTRSSVHCNSKKRALEIISELAAKQLNLPPQVVFDAVLTRERMGSTGIGNGIAIPHGKLEEDTLRAVGVFIRLDQPIAFDAIDNQPVDLLFALLVPADQCKTHLHTLSLVAKRLADKTVCRRLRAAQSDEELYQIITE is encoded by the coding sequence ATGAACAACGAAACAATGCAATTAAGCTCGGTACTGAGTATCGAGTGCACCAGAAGCTCGGTACACTGCAACAGCAAGAAACGCGCTCTGGAAATTATCAGCGAGCTGGCAGCCAAACAACTTAACCTGCCGCCGCAGGTGGTGTTTGACGCGGTTCTCACCCGTGAGCGCATGGGCAGCACCGGTATTGGCAACGGCATTGCCATACCCCATGGAAAACTGGAAGAGGACACCCTGCGGGCCGTTGGCGTGTTTATCCGTCTCGACCAACCGATCGCCTTCGATGCCATCGACAACCAACCGGTCGATCTGCTGTTCGCCTTGCTGGTGCCGGCCGATCAGTGCAAAACGCATTTGCACACCCTGTCTCTGGTTGCCAAGCGTCTGGCGGATAAAACCGTCTGCCGTCGCCTGCGTGCCGCACAGAGTGATGAAGAACTTTACCAAATCATTACCGAATAA
- a CDS encoding DUF4310 family protein — protein sequence MEQQTQQQGFWYADWSFPIFVGLLSSGVFAGTHMYYLYGIGAFNEVAFVSMLRAGMDTGVYGAVAAFGASFLFARIIEGSLVGILDIGGAIQTGVGLGVPALLLGAGIVFPVANFAASLVTGLVIGLAIGYLIILARKFTINQSNSTYGADVMMGAGNSSGRFLGPLIILSAMTASIPIGIGSLLGALLFYIWGKPITGGAILGAMILGAIFPVAI from the coding sequence ATGGAACAACAAACTCAACAACAAGGCTTCTGGTATGCCGACTGGTCGTTCCCGATTTTTGTCGGCCTGCTGTCCTCGGGCGTATTTGCCGGGACCCATATGTACTACCTGTACGGCATCGGCGCGTTTAACGAAGTGGCTTTCGTCTCGATGCTGCGTGCCGGTATGGATACCGGCGTGTATGGCGCGGTGGCGGCATTCGGTGCCAGCTTCCTGTTCGCACGTATTATCGAGGGCTCGCTGGTCGGCATCCTGGATATCGGCGGGGCGATCCAGACCGGTGTCGGGCTGGGGGTGCCAGCGCTGCTGCTCGGTGCAGGGATCGTGTTCCCGGTAGCCAACTTTGCCGCATCGCTGGTCACCGGTCTGGTGATTGGGCTGGCGATCGGTTACCTGATCATCCTGGCGCGCAAGTTCACCATCAACCAGAGCAACTCGACCTACGGCGCAGACGTCATGATGGGCGCGGGTAACTCCTCCGGGCGTTTCCTTGGGCCATTGATCATCCTGTCTGCCATGACTGCGTCGATTCCGATCGGTATCGGTTCGCTGCTCGGTGCACTGCTGTTTTATATCTGGGGCAAGCCCATTACCGGCGGCGCGATCCTCGGCGCAATGATCCTGGGGGCCATTTTCCCGGTCGCCATCTGA
- the npr gene encoding PTS phosphocarrier protein NPr, whose translation MTVKQTVEIKNKLGMHARPAMKLFELVQSFDAEVLLRNDSGTEAEASSVIALLMLDSAQGRHIEVEASGPEEQQALAAVIELFNSGFDED comes from the coding sequence ATGACGGTCAAGCAAACGGTTGAAATCAAAAACAAGCTGGGCATGCATGCTCGCCCGGCGATGAAGCTGTTTGAGCTGGTGCAAAGTTTTGACGCCGAGGTGCTACTGCGTAACGACAGCGGCACCGAAGCCGAAGCCAGCAGCGTCATTGCCCTGCTGATGCTCGACTCCGCCCAGGGCCGCCATATCGAGGTGGAAGCTAGCGGCCCGGAAGAGCAGCAAGCGCTGGCGGCGGTGATTGAGCTGTTCAACTCCGGTTTTGATGAGGACTGA